Proteins encoded within one genomic window of Gloeobacter kilaueensis JS1:
- a CDS encoding rhodanese-like domain-containing protein: MAKNKRSPSPKQPPLDLPAVGPNQVIRLEPAAVLAAGNRVRLVDCRGSSERRVMAIVGSIAFDARRFEADNPNKRVPIVCVSWIGGRSLVAAYRLAKLGYRVYDLKGGIVAWKLKGYPTVRDF, translated from the coding sequence ATGGCCAAAAACAAGCGATCTCCTTCTCCCAAGCAGCCTCCTCTGGACCTGCCGGCGGTTGGTCCCAATCAGGTGATCCGCCTCGAACCGGCTGCGGTGCTTGCCGCCGGTAACCGCGTGCGGCTGGTCGATTGTCGGGGCAGCTCCGAGCGGCGGGTGATGGCGATCGTCGGGTCGATCGCCTTTGATGCGCGCCGCTTCGAGGCCGACAATCCCAACAAGCGCGTGCCCATCGTCTGTGTGAGCTGGATCGGGGGCCGCAGTCTGGTGGCGGCCTATCGCCTCGCTAAGCTGGGCTACCGCGTCTACGACCTCAAAGGCGGGATCGTCGCCTGGAAACTAAAAGGCTATCCCACCGTCCGCGATTTTTAA